A part of Acropora palmata chromosome 6, jaAcrPala1.3, whole genome shotgun sequence genomic DNA contains:
- the LOC141883309 gene encoding synapse-associated protein 1-like — translation MFSWWSSLGPEEATRREKSSEKPSEGGNKTETDVNSSQLQDGEERLDVKFKETSEIDYAKDMAKNVGNFLFNFANVATSTAFKVKDTVKETVEKQSMIDDFNKKQEEFVREKHKRKEAAVPPWVGYNEEEAMKNQILALSTDERNFLRDPPAGVPFHYENDSMFPVALATLQEDTNLSKMRFHLVPKKISEERFWRNYFYRVSLIKQSTQLTSLAAAGGNGGNGSERQTMSSEAKSDSESSQSKPLNINRKTSEASATQEEDFTEPIADESSVHGEFISDSFTQHPEQELSHDDLIQIGVEKKPDASHSSQTKPKKDTGTDELQDDMPDWEKELQAELQDFEVVDNEDSAEWEKEIEDMLEEEENNG, via the exons ATGTTTAGTTGGTGGTCTTCTTTGGGACCTGAAGAAGCTACAAGACGCGAAAAAAGTAGTGAAAAGCCTTCGGAAGGAGGTAATAAAACGGAAACTGATGTCAACAGCAGCCAATTGCAAGATGGCGAAGAAAGACTTGATGTCAAGTTTAAGGAAACATCGGAGATAGACTATGCGAAAGACATGGCTAAGAATGTAGGGA atttcctCTTTAACTTTGCCAATGTTGCAACTAGCACTGCTTTTAAAGTGAAGGACACGGTGAAAGAAACGGTGGAGAAGCAG TCAATGATTGATGACTTTAATAAAAAACAAGAGGAGTTTGTGAGGGAGAAACACAAAAGGAAAG AGGCTGCAGTTCCCCCATGGGTGGGTTACAATGAAGAGGAAGCAATGAAGAATCAAATCCTGGCACTTTCAACTGatgaaagaaactttttaCGAGACCCACCTGCTGGAGTTCCATTCCATTATGAAAATGACTCAATGTTTCCTGTTGCCTTGGCAACTCTCCAAGAGGACACGAATCTAAGTAAAATGCGATTTCATCTTGTTCCTAAGAA AATTTCAGAGGAAAGATTTTGGAGGAATTATTTTTACAGAGTGTCTCTCATAAAACAGTCAACACAACTCACATCACTTGCTGCAGCAG GTGGCAATGGTGGTAATGGAAGTGAAAGGCAGACAATGTCATCAGAAGCAAAATCAGATTCTG AATCAAGTCAGAGTAAACCCCTCAATATAAACCGAAAGACTTCAGAGGCTTCA GCTACCCAAGAAGAGGACTTCACTGAACCTATTGCAGATGAAAGTTCTGTGCATGGTGAATTCATCAGTGACTCATTCACACAACACCCAGAGCAAG AACTCAGCCATGATGACCTCATACAAATTGGAGTAGAAAAAAAGCCAGATGCCAGCCATTCCAGTCAAACCAAACCAAAGAAAGATACTGGTACAG ATGAATTGCAAGATGATATGCCGGACTGGGAAAAGGAACTTCAGGCAGAACTACAG GATTTTGAGGTTGTAGATAATGAAGACAGTGCTGAATGGGAGAAAGAGATAGAAGACATGTTGGAGGAGGAGGAGAATAATggctaa